The Cottoperca gobio chromosome 6, fCotGob3.1, whole genome shotgun sequence genome has a segment encoding these proteins:
- the nr2f2 gene encoding COUP transcription factor 2 isoform X3, whose product MHPATDEATYAFAVQRGRVPPTQPHHGQFALTNGDPLHCHSYLSGYISLLLRAEPYPTSRYGSQCMQPNNIMGIENICELAARMLFSAVEWARNIPFFPDLQITDQVALLRLTWSELFVLNAAQCSMPLHVAPLLAAAGLHASPMSADRVVAFMDHIRIFQEQVEKLKALHVDSAEYSCLKAIVLFTTDACGLSDVAHVESLQEKSQCALEEYVRSQYPNQPTRFGKLLLRLPSLRTVSSSVIEQLFFVRLVGKTPIETLIRDMLLSGSSFNWPYMSIQ is encoded by the exons ATGCATCCCGCTACGGACGAAGCAACATATGCATTTG CCGTGCAAAGGGGACGGGTGCCACCCACACAGCCACACCATGGTCAGTTCGCCTTGACAAATGGAGACCCACTGCACTGCCATTCCTACTTATCCGGATATATCTCTCTTCTGTTGAGAGCGGAGCCCTACCCGACGTCCCGGTATGGCAGTCAGTGCATGCAGCCCAACAACATAATGGGCATCGAGAACATTTGTGAACTAGCAGCCAGGATGCTCTTCAGCGCCGTGGAGTGGGCCAGGAATATTCCCTTCTTTCCAGACCTTCAGATCACCGACCAGGTGGCTCTGCTGAGGTTGACGTGGAGTGAGTTATTTGTGCTCAACGCCGCGCAGTGCTCCATGCCCCTGCATGTGGCTCCTCTCCTGGCGGCGGCTGGCCTTCACGCCTCCCCCATGTCTGCGGACAGAGTGGTGGCCTTTATGGACCACATTAGGATCTTCCAAGAACAAGTGGAAAAGCTCAAAGCTTTGCACGTTGACTCTGCTGAATATAGCTGCTTAAAGGCAATTGTGCTCTTCACCACAG ATGCTTGTGGCCTCTCAGATGTGGCCCATGTGGAAAGTTTGCAGGAGAAGTCCCAGTGCGCCCTGGAGGAATATGTCCGGAGCCAGTACCCCAACCAGCCAACACGGTTTGGGAAGTTGTTACTCCGCTTGCCTTCCCTCCGCACAGTCTCTTCCTCGGTCATAGAACAATTATTTTTCGTCCGATTGGTAGGTAAAACCCCAATTGAAACTCTCATCAGGGATATGTTGCTTTCGGGGAGCAGTTTTAACTGGCCTTACATGTCAATTCAGTAA
- the nr2f2 gene encoding COUP transcription factor 2 isoform X1, translated as MAMVVWRGSQDDVADTQGTLSSQTQGGLSLPTPQPGQLNLTASQVAPPTPQTPVQGPPNNTQSTPTNQTTQQSEKQSQHIECVVCGDKSSGKHYGQFTCEGCKSFFKRSVRRNLTYTCRANRNCPIDQHHRNQCQYCRLKKCLKVGMRREVSLFTAAVQRGRVPPTQPHHGQFALTNGDPLHCHSYLSGYISLLLRAEPYPTSRYGSQCMQPNNIMGIENICELAARMLFSAVEWARNIPFFPDLQITDQVALLRLTWSELFVLNAAQCSMPLHVAPLLAAAGLHASPMSADRVVAFMDHIRIFQEQVEKLKALHVDSAEYSCLKAIVLFTTDACGLSDVAHVESLQEKSQCALEEYVRSQYPNQPTRFGKLLLRLPSLRTVSSSVIEQLFFVRLVGKTPIETLIRDMLLSGSSFNWPYMSIQ; from the exons ATGGCAATGGTAGTGTGGAGAGGCTCCCAGGACGATGTGGCTGACACCCAAGGCACCCTTTCCTCGCAAACCCAAGGAGGACTATCCCTTCCCACCCCTCAACCAGGCCAGTTGAATCTGACAGCCTCTCAGGTTGCCCCACCGACCCCTCAGACTCCGGTCCAAGGACCCCCGAACAACACACAGTCCACGCCGACGAACCAGACGACGCAGCAGTCGGAGAAACAGTCACAGCACATTGAATGTGTGGTCTGTGGGGATAAATCTAGTGGCAAACACTATGGCCAGTTTACTTGCGAGGGGTGCAAAAGCTTCTTCAAACGGAGCGTACGACGGAACCTCACTTACACATGCCGTGCCAACAGGAATTGTCCAATCGACCAACACCACCGCAATCAGTGTCAGTACTGCCGCCTCAAAAAATGCCTCAAAGTCGGCATGAGACGGGAAG TTTCTCTTTTTACTGCAGCCGTGCAAAGGGGACGGGTGCCACCCACACAGCCACACCATGGTCAGTTCGCCTTGACAAATGGAGACCCACTGCACTGCCATTCCTACTTATCCGGATATATCTCTCTTCTGTTGAGAGCGGAGCCCTACCCGACGTCCCGGTATGGCAGTCAGTGCATGCAGCCCAACAACATAATGGGCATCGAGAACATTTGTGAACTAGCAGCCAGGATGCTCTTCAGCGCCGTGGAGTGGGCCAGGAATATTCCCTTCTTTCCAGACCTTCAGATCACCGACCAGGTGGCTCTGCTGAGGTTGACGTGGAGTGAGTTATTTGTGCTCAACGCCGCGCAGTGCTCCATGCCCCTGCATGTGGCTCCTCTCCTGGCGGCGGCTGGCCTTCACGCCTCCCCCATGTCTGCGGACAGAGTGGTGGCCTTTATGGACCACATTAGGATCTTCCAAGAACAAGTGGAAAAGCTCAAAGCTTTGCACGTTGACTCTGCTGAATATAGCTGCTTAAAGGCAATTGTGCTCTTCACCACAG ATGCTTGTGGCCTCTCAGATGTGGCCCATGTGGAAAGTTTGCAGGAGAAGTCCCAGTGCGCCCTGGAGGAATATGTCCGGAGCCAGTACCCCAACCAGCCAACACGGTTTGGGAAGTTGTTACTCCGCTTGCCTTCCCTCCGCACAGTCTCTTCCTCGGTCATAGAACAATTATTTTTCGTCCGATTGGTAGGTAAAACCCCAATTGAAACTCTCATCAGGGATATGTTGCTTTCGGGGAGCAGTTTTAACTGGCCTTACATGTCAATTCAGTAA
- the nr2f2 gene encoding COUP transcription factor 2 isoform X2 produces the protein MAMVVWRGSQDDVADTQGTLSSQTQGGLSLPTPQPGQLNLTASQVAPPTPQTPVQGPPNNTQSTPTNQTTQQSEKQSQHIECVVCGDKSSGKHYGQFTCEGCKSFFKRSVRRNLTYTCRANRNCPIDQHHRNQCQYCRLKKCLKVGMRREAVQRGRVPPTQPHHGQFALTNGDPLHCHSYLSGYISLLLRAEPYPTSRYGSQCMQPNNIMGIENICELAARMLFSAVEWARNIPFFPDLQITDQVALLRLTWSELFVLNAAQCSMPLHVAPLLAAAGLHASPMSADRVVAFMDHIRIFQEQVEKLKALHVDSAEYSCLKAIVLFTTDACGLSDVAHVESLQEKSQCALEEYVRSQYPNQPTRFGKLLLRLPSLRTVSSSVIEQLFFVRLVGKTPIETLIRDMLLSGSSFNWPYMSIQ, from the exons ATGGCAATGGTAGTGTGGAGAGGCTCCCAGGACGATGTGGCTGACACCCAAGGCACCCTTTCCTCGCAAACCCAAGGAGGACTATCCCTTCCCACCCCTCAACCAGGCCAGTTGAATCTGACAGCCTCTCAGGTTGCCCCACCGACCCCTCAGACTCCGGTCCAAGGACCCCCGAACAACACACAGTCCACGCCGACGAACCAGACGACGCAGCAGTCGGAGAAACAGTCACAGCACATTGAATGTGTGGTCTGTGGGGATAAATCTAGTGGCAAACACTATGGCCAGTTTACTTGCGAGGGGTGCAAAAGCTTCTTCAAACGGAGCGTACGACGGAACCTCACTTACACATGCCGTGCCAACAGGAATTGTCCAATCGACCAACACCACCGCAATCAGTGTCAGTACTGCCGCCTCAAAAAATGCCTCAAAGTCGGCATGAGACGGGAAG CCGTGCAAAGGGGACGGGTGCCACCCACACAGCCACACCATGGTCAGTTCGCCTTGACAAATGGAGACCCACTGCACTGCCATTCCTACTTATCCGGATATATCTCTCTTCTGTTGAGAGCGGAGCCCTACCCGACGTCCCGGTATGGCAGTCAGTGCATGCAGCCCAACAACATAATGGGCATCGAGAACATTTGTGAACTAGCAGCCAGGATGCTCTTCAGCGCCGTGGAGTGGGCCAGGAATATTCCCTTCTTTCCAGACCTTCAGATCACCGACCAGGTGGCTCTGCTGAGGTTGACGTGGAGTGAGTTATTTGTGCTCAACGCCGCGCAGTGCTCCATGCCCCTGCATGTGGCTCCTCTCCTGGCGGCGGCTGGCCTTCACGCCTCCCCCATGTCTGCGGACAGAGTGGTGGCCTTTATGGACCACATTAGGATCTTCCAAGAACAAGTGGAAAAGCTCAAAGCTTTGCACGTTGACTCTGCTGAATATAGCTGCTTAAAGGCAATTGTGCTCTTCACCACAG ATGCTTGTGGCCTCTCAGATGTGGCCCATGTGGAAAGTTTGCAGGAGAAGTCCCAGTGCGCCCTGGAGGAATATGTCCGGAGCCAGTACCCCAACCAGCCAACACGGTTTGGGAAGTTGTTACTCCGCTTGCCTTCCCTCCGCACAGTCTCTTCCTCGGTCATAGAACAATTATTTTTCGTCCGATTGGTAGGTAAAACCCCAATTGAAACTCTCATCAGGGATATGTTGCTTTCGGGGAGCAGTTTTAACTGGCCTTACATGTCAATTCAGTAA